In the genome of Candidatus Eisenbacteria bacterium, one region contains:
- a CDS encoding sigma-54-dependent Fis family transcriptional regulator, which produces MPVLLVVDDERTLRFSLGEWARDAGFRPLEAENGREALTRVRDQSVDVVLLDLRLGDEDGLQVLQRLREEDATMPVIMLTGHGGVEQAVQATRLGAYDFIEKKPPYLDHLEVVVRRALEHSRLKREVDHLREGRRGQPLLGESAGLQKALQRLEKVAKSSGTTVLLHGETGSGKELMARYLHDRSPRAGGPFVDLNCSAIPEQLLESMLFGHEKGAFTDAKQFKKGLFDLADQGTLLLDEIGEMTPQLQSKLLRVLESRTFRRVGGHDDIVVDVRVVAATHRDLKKMVADGRFREDLYYRLNVVTIEMPPLRERADDIELLATHFIARIASELGRPPARMHASALAALKSYAWPGNVRELKNTIERVLILEADEEIRREHLPLEVVGPARDSARGGSDPFPAGRVRPLEEIERLAIVHSLGVCDGNKTRAAQALGISRQTLRTKLKELHMDDEAEAGSET; this is translated from the coding sequence ATGCCCGTGCTTCTCGTCGTCGATGACGAGCGCACGCTGCGATTCAGCCTCGGGGAGTGGGCGCGCGATGCGGGCTTCCGTCCGCTCGAAGCCGAGAACGGCCGCGAAGCCCTGACGAGGGTCCGCGATCAGTCGGTCGACGTCGTGCTGCTGGATCTGCGCCTCGGCGACGAGGACGGGCTCCAGGTGCTTCAACGACTGCGCGAGGAAGACGCCACCATGCCGGTCATCATGCTGACCGGGCACGGCGGCGTCGAACAGGCGGTGCAGGCCACGCGGCTCGGGGCCTACGACTTCATCGAGAAGAAGCCGCCGTATCTGGATCATCTCGAAGTGGTGGTGCGGCGCGCGCTCGAACACTCACGCCTCAAGCGTGAGGTCGATCATCTGCGCGAGGGGCGCCGTGGCCAGCCGTTGCTCGGCGAAAGCGCGGGACTTCAGAAGGCCCTGCAGCGGCTCGAGAAGGTGGCGAAGAGTTCCGGCACGACCGTGCTGCTGCACGGCGAGACCGGCTCCGGGAAGGAACTCATGGCGCGCTACCTGCACGATCGCAGCCCGCGCGCCGGCGGTCCGTTCGTGGACCTGAACTGCAGTGCGATTCCCGAGCAGCTGCTCGAGAGCATGCTGTTCGGACACGAGAAGGGTGCGTTCACCGACGCGAAGCAGTTCAAGAAGGGGCTATTCGATCTGGCGGATCAGGGCACGCTGTTGCTCGACGAGATCGGCGAGATGACGCCCCAGCTCCAGTCGAAGCTGCTGCGCGTGCTCGAGTCGCGCACGTTCCGACGCGTCGGCGGTCACGACGACATCGTGGTCGACGTGCGGGTCGTCGCGGCAACGCATCGCGACCTGAAGAAGATGGTGGCGGACGGGCGCTTTCGCGAGGATCTCTACTACCGGCTCAACGTCGTCACGATCGAGATGCCGCCGCTGCGTGAGCGCGCGGACGACATCGAGCTGCTCGCGACCCACTTCATCGCACGCATCGCGTCGGAGCTGGGGCGTCCGCCGGCTCGCATGCACGCGAGCGCGCTCGCCGCGCTCAAGTCCTACGCATGGCCCGGCAATGTTCGCGAGTTGAAGAACACGATCGAGCGCGTGCTGATCCTCGAGGCGGACGAGGAGATCCGGCGTGAGCATCTGCCACTCGAGGTGGTGGGGCCCGCGCGCGATTCCGCCCGCGGCGGTTCGGATCCGTTTCCTGCCGGACGGGTGCGACCGCTCGAGGAGATCGAACGGCTCGCGATCGTGCACTCGCTCGGCGTCTGCGACGGGAACAAGACGCGCGCGGCGCAGGCGCTCGGAATCTCGCGACAGACGTTGAGGACCAAGCTCAAGGAACTGCACATGGACGACGAGGCGGAGGCCG